One part of the Arvicanthis niloticus isolate mArvNil1 chromosome 15, mArvNil1.pat.X, whole genome shotgun sequence genome encodes these proteins:
- the Ccdc126 gene encoding coiled-coil domain-containing protein 126 has protein sequence MFRTISRKNMSQKLSFLLLVFGLIWGLMLLHYTLQQPRRQSSVKLREQILDLSKRYVKALAEESRSADVDSGASMAGYADLKRTIAVLLDDILQRLVKLESKVDYIVVNGSAANTTNGTNGNLVPVTTNKRTSVSGSVR, from the exons ATGTTCCGTACAATCTCAAGAAAAAATATGTCGCAGAAACTGAGCTTCCTGTTGCTGGTGTTCGGACTCATCTGGGGGCTGATGCTACTTCACTACACTTTGCAGCAGCCGCGGAGGCAGAGCAGCGTCAAGCTTCGTGAGCAGATCCTAGATTTAAGCAAGAGATACGTGAAGGCTCTGGCGGAGGAGAGCCGGAGCGCGGACGTGGACAGCGGCGCGTCCATGGCAGGCTATG CTGATCTGAAGAGAACGATCGCAGTCCTCTTAGATGACATTTTACAGCGCTTGGTGAAGCTGGAGAGCAAGGTCGACTATATTGTTGTGAACGGTTCAGCTGCCAACACTACCAATGGCACCAATGGGAATTTGGTGCCGGTAACGACCAACAAAAGGACGAGTGTTTCGGGCAGCGTCAGATAG